A genomic region of Microlunatus sagamiharensis contains the following coding sequences:
- a CDS encoding S53 family peptidase, whose amino-acid sequence MHLRTRRARLLVAASTLLVPAALLASAQTATAAPSTASVSIASTLPQWLPKPAAGARSRVAVPKADAKQRLAIRVYLAPKGGQAALEQAAAAVSDPSSSSYGQFLSAPQFQAAYEPTSASAKSVTKWLKSKHLKVTGTGANRRWVGASGTVAQLDKAFDVSLSKLTHDGQKVVAPTTAAQVPASLASSVLTVSGLDTSVARKTHDSKPKVTPPDAFQNARPCSVYYGQVAAKYADDYSTALPKFNGQTLPYAPCGYTGPQLRAAYTPGTTLSGKGVTVAITDAYAWQLIASDAEKYATQHGDGHYKAGQLTQVLPKTFTDQDACDPSGWSGEETLDVEAVHALAPAANIRYYASPSCNDDDFADTLAKVVDEDIAKVVTNSWGGPEEAETSDLVVAYNQVFLQGALQGTTFLFSSGDDGDNLASTGIKQASSPASNPNVTAVGGTSTGIDASGKRIFDTGWGTVKDNLSKDGKSWSSIGFTSGAGGGFSSLFNRPAYQKGVVPSSAPAGRAFPDIAMDADPNTGFLVGQTQTFPDYVHYGEYRIGGTSLASPLAAAMLALTIEHNGGRPFGALNPRLYATKGVADDVVKQPTRLGVVRADYTDPTDSSSPVIYSVREFGRDSSLWTDKGWDPVTGIGVPNAKFLALTTPASSAVAAAKR is encoded by the coding sequence ATGCACCTCCGGACACGACGAGCACGCCTGCTCGTCGCCGCCTCCACGCTGCTCGTGCCGGCAGCGCTCCTCGCCTCCGCGCAGACGGCCACGGCCGCCCCGTCGACCGCCTCCGTGTCCATCGCCTCGACGCTGCCGCAGTGGCTGCCGAAGCCCGCCGCCGGGGCCCGCTCGCGGGTCGCCGTCCCCAAGGCCGACGCCAAGCAGCGCCTCGCGATCCGTGTCTACCTCGCCCCCAAGGGCGGGCAGGCCGCGCTCGAGCAAGCCGCCGCCGCGGTCTCGGACCCCTCGTCCTCCTCCTACGGCCAGTTCCTGAGCGCGCCGCAGTTCCAGGCCGCGTACGAGCCGACCAGCGCCTCGGCCAAGTCGGTCACCAAGTGGCTGAAGTCCAAGCACCTCAAGGTCACGGGCACCGGCGCGAACCGCCGCTGGGTCGGTGCGAGCGGCACCGTCGCGCAGCTCGACAAGGCGTTCGACGTCAGCCTGAGCAAGCTCACCCACGACGGCCAGAAGGTCGTCGCCCCGACGACGGCCGCCCAGGTGCCGGCCTCGCTCGCCTCCTCGGTGCTGACCGTCAGCGGGCTCGACACCAGCGTCGCGCGCAAGACCCACGACTCGAAGCCCAAGGTGACCCCGCCGGACGCCTTCCAGAACGCGCGCCCCTGCAGCGTCTACTACGGCCAGGTCGCGGCCAAGTACGCCGACGACTACTCCACGGCGCTGCCCAAGTTCAACGGCCAGACGCTGCCGTACGCGCCCTGCGGCTACACCGGCCCGCAGCTGCGCGCGGCGTACACGCCCGGCACGACGCTCTCGGGCAAGGGCGTGACGGTGGCCATCACCGACGCGTACGCCTGGCAGCTCATCGCCTCCGACGCCGAGAAGTACGCCACCCAGCACGGCGACGGCCACTACAAGGCGGGCCAGCTGACGCAGGTCCTGCCGAAGACCTTCACCGACCAGGACGCGTGCGACCCGTCCGGCTGGAGCGGTGAGGAGACCCTCGACGTCGAGGCCGTGCACGCCCTCGCCCCCGCGGCGAACATCCGCTACTACGCCTCGCCGAGCTGCAACGACGACGACTTCGCCGACACGCTGGCCAAGGTCGTCGACGAGGACATCGCCAAGGTGGTGACGAACTCCTGGGGCGGTCCCGAGGAGGCCGAGACCAGCGACCTCGTGGTCGCCTACAACCAGGTCTTCCTCCAGGGCGCGCTGCAGGGCACCACGTTCCTCTTCTCCTCCGGCGACGACGGCGACAACCTGGCCTCCACGGGCATCAAGCAGGCCAGCTCGCCGGCCTCGAACCCGAACGTGACCGCCGTCGGCGGCACCTCGACGGGCATCGACGCCTCGGGCAAGCGGATCTTCGACACCGGGTGGGGCACCGTCAAGGACAACCTGAGCAAGGACGGCAAGTCCTGGTCCTCGATCGGGTTCACCTCCGGTGCGGGCGGCGGCTTCTCGTCGCTGTTCAACCGGCCGGCCTACCAGAAGGGCGTCGTGCCCTCCTCCGCGCCGGCCGGGCGCGCCTTCCCCGACATCGCCATGGACGCCGACCCGAACACCGGCTTCCTGGTCGGGCAGACGCAGACCTTCCCCGACTACGTGCACTACGGGGAGTACCGCATCGGCGGCACCAGCCTCGCCAGCCCGCTGGCGGCGGCGATGCTCGCGCTGACCATCGAGCACAACGGCGGGCGTCCGTTCGGCGCGCTCAACCCGCGCCTGTACGCGACCAAGGGCGTGGCCGACGACGTCGTCAAGCAGCCGACGCGCCTCGGCGTGGTGCGGGCCGACTACACCGACCCCACGGACTCCTCGTCCCCGGTCATCTACTCGGTGCGTGAGTTCGGTCGCGACTCCAGCCTCTGGACCGACAAGGGCTGGGACCCGGTCACCGGGATCGGCGTGCCGAACGCGAAGTTCCTCGCCCTGACGACGCCGGCCTCCTCGGCCGTCGCCGCGGCGAAGCGCTGA
- the glgX gene encoding glycogen debranching protein GlgX translates to MTTSLPVPADTSMLGAHVVDGGTAFALWAPRATRVELALVHATEHGRQQVNHEMEQSADGVWHTFVRGVGAEQRYGYRVHGAWDPANGERFNPAKLLLDPYARAITGGVDYSGPILDHVDGSNYVPSPEDSSAAVPLSVVVDDSPPPRPIARPVPLADTVVYELHVKGFTRLHPLVPEHLRGTYSGLAYPAVVAHLKSLGVTAVELLPVHQFVSEPFLISRGLSNYWGYNTLGFFAPHSAYGSVGTLGQQVDEFKQMVSALHDAGIEVILDVVYNHTGEGGHEGPTLSFRGLDHLGYYRLTDDRRNDYDVTGCGNSVDTSEPGVLRLVLDSLRYWVTEMGVDGFRFDLVTTLVRDERHHVDQEHPFKAALRDDPVLSRVKLIAEPWDVGPYGYQVGAFGHGWSEWNDRFRNYVRDFWRGNTSGVAELGQRLVGSPDVFDVDNRPLGAGVNFVTAHDGFTLRDLVTYDVKHNGGNGESNRDGTDDNRSWNCGVEGETDDPRINALRRRQTKNLMATLVLAAGVPMLTAGDELGRTQGGNNNAYCQDSPTSWVHWDTRQEWADLTGLTRRLLALRAEHPVFRRSTFRHGEQLVDSTDHPMGRKNLAWFGGGRHEMTAEDWHDPHRRTLGVYLAHDAPNRDHDEAFLVWYHGGAEPVDVELPDGGWADTYRVLVHTGEEGELPVDKIPAGTSLRIPGRTVVVLQVD, encoded by the coding sequence GTGACGACCTCGCTGCCCGTGCCCGCCGACACCTCGATGCTCGGGGCGCACGTCGTCGACGGCGGGACCGCCTTCGCCCTCTGGGCCCCGCGCGCCACGCGCGTCGAGCTGGCCCTCGTCCACGCGACCGAGCACGGGCGCCAGCAGGTCAACCACGAGATGGAGCAGTCCGCCGACGGCGTGTGGCACACGTTCGTGCGCGGCGTCGGCGCCGAGCAGCGCTACGGCTACCGCGTGCACGGGGCGTGGGACCCGGCCAACGGCGAGCGCTTCAACCCGGCCAAGCTGCTGCTCGACCCGTACGCCCGTGCCATCACCGGCGGCGTCGACTACTCCGGCCCGATCCTCGACCACGTCGACGGCTCGAACTACGTGCCGAGCCCGGAGGACTCCTCCGCCGCCGTCCCGCTGAGCGTGGTCGTCGACGACTCACCGCCCCCACGCCCGATCGCCCGGCCGGTGCCGCTGGCCGACACCGTCGTCTACGAGCTGCACGTCAAGGGCTTCACCCGCCTGCACCCGCTCGTGCCCGAGCACCTGCGCGGCACCTACTCCGGCCTGGCCTACCCCGCCGTCGTCGCCCACCTCAAGTCGCTGGGCGTGACCGCGGTCGAGCTCCTGCCGGTGCACCAGTTCGTGTCCGAGCCGTTCCTGATCTCGCGCGGGCTGTCGAACTACTGGGGCTACAACACGCTCGGCTTCTTCGCCCCGCACTCGGCGTACGGCTCCGTGGGCACGCTCGGGCAGCAGGTCGACGAGTTCAAGCAGATGGTCTCCGCGCTGCACGACGCCGGCATCGAGGTCATCCTCGACGTCGTCTACAACCACACCGGGGAGGGCGGCCACGAAGGTCCGACGCTGTCCTTCCGCGGCCTGGACCACCTCGGCTACTACCGCCTCACCGACGACCGGCGCAACGACTACGACGTCACCGGCTGCGGCAACTCCGTCGACACCTCCGAGCCCGGCGTGCTGCGCCTCGTGCTCGACTCGCTGCGCTACTGGGTCACCGAGATGGGCGTCGACGGCTTCCGCTTCGACCTCGTCACCACGCTGGTCCGCGACGAGCGCCACCACGTCGACCAGGAGCACCCCTTCAAGGCTGCGCTGCGCGACGACCCGGTGCTGAGCCGGGTCAAGCTGATCGCCGAGCCCTGGGACGTCGGGCCGTACGGCTACCAGGTCGGCGCCTTCGGGCACGGCTGGAGCGAGTGGAACGACCGCTTCCGCAACTACGTCCGCGACTTCTGGCGCGGCAACACCTCAGGGGTCGCCGAGCTCGGCCAGCGGCTGGTCGGCTCGCCCGACGTCTTCGACGTCGACAACCGCCCGCTCGGGGCCGGCGTCAACTTCGTCACCGCGCACGACGGCTTCACCCTGCGCGACCTCGTCACCTACGACGTCAAGCACAACGGCGGCAACGGCGAGTCCAACCGAGACGGCACCGACGACAACCGCTCCTGGAACTGCGGCGTCGAGGGCGAGACCGACGACCCGCGCATCAACGCGCTGCGCCGCCGGCAGACCAAGAACCTGATGGCGACCCTCGTGCTGGCCGCCGGCGTGCCCATGCTGACCGCGGGCGACGAGCTCGGGCGCACCCAGGGCGGCAACAACAACGCCTACTGCCAGGACTCCCCCACCTCGTGGGTGCACTGGGACACGCGTCAGGAGTGGGCCGACCTGACCGGGCTGACCCGCCGGCTGCTGGCCCTGCGGGCGGAGCACCCCGTGTTCCGCCGCTCGACCTTCCGGCACGGCGAGCAGCTCGTCGACAGCACCGACCACCCCATGGGCCGCAAGAACCTGGCCTGGTTCGGCGGTGGGCGCCACGAGATGACGGCCGAGGACTGGCACGACCCGCACCGGCGCACGCTCGGGGTCTACCTCGCCCACGACGCGCCCAACCGCGACCACGACGAGGCGTTCCTCGTCTGGTACCACGGCGGCGCCGAGCCGGTCGACGTCGAGCTGCCCGACGGCGGTTGGGCCGACACCTACCGGGTGCTCGTGCACACCGGCGAGGAGGGCGAGCTGCCCGTCGACAAGATCCCCGCGGGCACCAGCCTGCGGATCCCGGGTCGTACGGTGGTGGTCCTGCAGGTCGACTGA
- a CDS encoding alpha/beta hydrolase has product MLTSLNRRLPRPDPPPEAYLRRIRRELPRPLARAVLGPVDRGVRLVDRVLPTEPVAVPVRVYRPRRTTAVLPLVVNLHGGGFVLGNLTGADWFCGHLATMADVVVVSVDYRLAPEHPAPAASEDALAATSWLLADAGRTASLLGADVARTAVVGESAGGNLAALVALALRDRLAAQALLYPATDMTMTSASVLELADAPVLPKTSIDWFGRQYLPQGLPHSIAPDDPRVSPVHAPDHAGLPPTLVVAAGLDPLRDDALRYSAVLQAAGVDVRTVLYPRAVHGFMAIPRFEDAAAQALDEVVAHLRGRLTTHP; this is encoded by the coding sequence GTGCTGACGTCCCTCAACCGACGCCTGCCGCGGCCCGACCCGCCACCCGAGGCCTACCTGCGGCGCATCCGCCGCGAGCTCCCGCGGCCCCTCGCCCGTGCGGTGCTCGGGCCCGTCGACCGCGGCGTACGGCTCGTGGACCGGGTCCTGCCCACCGAGCCGGTCGCCGTGCCGGTCCGGGTCTACCGGCCGCGGCGCACGACCGCGGTGCTGCCCCTGGTCGTCAACCTGCACGGCGGCGGCTTCGTGCTCGGCAACCTGACCGGCGCCGACTGGTTCTGCGGCCACCTCGCCACGATGGCCGACGTCGTCGTGGTCTCCGTCGACTACCGCCTCGCCCCCGAGCACCCGGCGCCGGCCGCGTCCGAGGACGCGCTGGCCGCGACCTCCTGGCTGCTCGCCGACGCCGGGCGCACGGCCTCGCTGCTCGGCGCCGACGTCGCCCGGACCGCGGTCGTCGGCGAGAGCGCGGGCGGCAACCTCGCCGCGCTGGTCGCCCTCGCGCTGCGCGACCGGCTGGCCGCGCAGGCGCTGCTCTACCCCGCCACCGACATGACGATGACGTCGGCCTCGGTCCTCGAGCTCGCGGACGCGCCGGTGCTGCCCAAGACGTCGATCGACTGGTTCGGTCGGCAGTACCTGCCGCAGGGCCTGCCCCACTCGATCGCCCCCGACGACCCGCGCGTCAGCCCCGTGCACGCCCCCGACCACGCCGGCCTGCCGCCCACGCTCGTCGTCGCCGCCGGCCTCGACCCCCTGCGCGACGACGCCCTGCGCTACTCCGCCGTGCTGCAGGCCGCGGGCGTCGACGTCCGGACGGTGCTCTACCCCCGGGCGGTGCACGGGTTCATGGCGATCCCGCGCTTCGAGGACGCCGCGGCCCAGGCACTCGACGAGGTCGTAGCACACCTCCGTGGGCGGCTCACAACCCACCCCTAG